A part of Paenibacillus sp. IHBB 10380 genomic DNA contains:
- a CDS encoding MBL fold metallo-hydrolase, with translation MRVISIGKVHQISFLPRLFPINVYLIEEEDGLTLIDTGMSFSKNGILRAASDLGKPIVRIVLTHAHGDHVGALDVLKTALPDSKVYISRRDQALLSGNLDLEAHEPQTKIRGDIPTNIKTTPDFLLGDDDRIGSLQAIASPGHTPGHMAFMDTRSNILIAGDAFQTRGGLAVSGHLNPLFPFPALATWNKSIALESARRLALLEPTWLAVGHGLVIQNPTHAIQLAITKAQAALKEKS, from the coding sequence ATGCGAGTAATATCGATAGGAAAAGTACATCAGATTTCCTTTCTTCCGCGTCTATTTCCAATCAATGTGTACCTTATAGAAGAAGAGGATGGGTTAACACTGATTGATACGGGTATGTCTTTTAGTAAGAATGGAATACTTAGAGCTGCGTCTGACCTAGGTAAACCGATTGTCCGGATTGTTCTAACTCATGCTCATGGCGATCATGTCGGGGCTCTTGATGTTCTTAAGACAGCTTTACCTGACTCGAAGGTATATATTTCACGGCGTGATCAAGCCCTACTCTCAGGAAACTTGGACCTTGAAGCTCATGAACCACAGACTAAGATACGTGGAGATATACCCACCAACATTAAGACTACACCAGATTTTTTACTAGGGGACGATGACCGCATAGGCTCATTACAAGCTATTGCCTCCCCCGGCCATACACCTGGACATATGGCATTCATGGATACTCGCAGTAATATACTTATTGCCGGAGATGCCTTCCAGACACGCGGCGGCTTAGCGGTCTCTGGTCATCTGAATCCCCTATTTCCGTTTCCAGCACTCGCAACATGGAATAAATCAATTGCACTAGAAAGCGCTAGACGTCTAGCACTACTAGAACCAACTTGGCTTGCTGTAGGCCATGGACTCGTTATACAAAATCCTACTCATGCTATACAACTAGCTATTACGAAAGCACAAGCTGCTCTGAAGGAGAAATCATAA
- a CDS encoding CcdC family protein, which yields MPNISPSYLQLGSTIGAIVLALLTIFIRLKASNKPVTIKKIIIPPLGMSTGFLMFVVPVTHIPLWWALVSFIVGWFIFSYPLIRSTHFKKIEDLIYAERSRSFIVILFGLLVIRTALHQVIEQHVSIAQSGALFFLLAFGMILRWRLFMYKEFKQLTRN from the coding sequence TTGCCTAACATTAGTCCCTCATATCTTCAACTAGGTAGTACCATTGGTGCTATCGTTCTCGCACTGCTAACTATATTCATTAGACTAAAAGCTAGCAACAAACCTGTGACCATTAAGAAAATCATTATTCCCCCGCTAGGAATGTCAACAGGCTTCTTGATGTTTGTTGTACCTGTGACGCATATCCCCTTATGGTGGGCTCTCGTTTCATTCATAGTGGGCTGGTTTATATTCTCTTACCCACTTATTCGTAGTACTCACTTTAAAAAAATTGAGGATTTGATCTACGCGGAGCGTTCTCGAAGTTTCATAGTGATACTATTCGGCCTGCTCGTTATTCGTACAGCACTCCATCAAGTTATTGAACAACACGTTTCCATTGCACAATCTGGAGCTCTGTTCTTTTTATTAGCTTTTGGAATGATATTACGGTGGCGTCTATTTATGTACAAAGAATTTAAGCAGTTGACCCGTAACTAA
- a CDS encoding lactonase family protein produces MNMHNETLFYTANSTSREEKGIYVCALNGNDGSMRIVSTIAGIASCSYLTLNSAGDRLYAVSEVSEGEVLVYSVDKKTGELHQIDRKPTEGADPCYISLSKDEKFVFVSNYSGGQVNVFRLGNDGTLDEMSSLVVHTGSSIDPERQEAAHPHSVFADTSGQYVMVCDLGLDQIVIYRLEDGILVTHHEVDLPPGSGPRHFDFHPDKKWGYVVNELNNTITVCAYNETSADLRILQSISSLPSDYQGISYVSDIHISACGRFLYVSNRGFDSIGLFLIDPDTGGLEAVEWVSTRGVTPRNFAISPSGHIIVANQNSANVISFSVDSDTGCLTETGFNLQIPKPMCIQPV; encoded by the coding sequence ATGAATATGCATAATGAGACATTATTTTATACGGCTAATTCAACGTCGAGAGAAGAGAAAGGTATTTATGTGTGTGCTCTAAATGGAAATGACGGTTCTATGCGTATTGTAAGTACGATCGCTGGTATCGCAAGTTGCTCCTACCTGACTCTTAATTCAGCAGGGGATCGATTGTACGCAGTAAGTGAAGTGTCGGAGGGTGAAGTCCTAGTCTATTCGGTTGATAAGAAGACGGGTGAACTTCATCAGATAGATCGTAAGCCAACAGAAGGAGCCGATCCTTGCTATATTAGCCTTTCTAAGGATGAAAAGTTTGTATTCGTTTCCAACTATTCAGGGGGGCAGGTTAATGTATTCCGTCTTGGGAACGACGGCACATTGGATGAAATGTCATCCCTAGTTGTACATACGGGATCAAGCATAGACCCGGAGCGACAGGAAGCGGCGCATCCTCATTCTGTTTTTGCAGATACTTCAGGTCAGTATGTTATGGTCTGTGACCTTGGATTAGATCAGATTGTAATCTACCGCCTTGAAGATGGCATTCTAGTCACACATCATGAAGTGGATCTTCCGCCAGGATCAGGTCCTCGTCACTTTGATTTTCACCCTGATAAGAAATGGGGGTATGTTGTGAATGAGCTTAATAATACAATTACCGTATGTGCATATAACGAGACGTCCGCAGATTTGAGAATATTGCAAAGTATCTCTTCACTCCCATCAGATTATCAAGGAATCAGTTATGTATCGGACATTCATATATCTGCTTGTGGTCGCTTCTTATATGTTTCGAATCGTGGATTTGACAGCATAGGTCTCTTTTTGATTGATCCTGATACAGGTGGACTTGAGGCTGTGGAATGGGTATCCACTCGTGGAGTAACACCACGGAATTTTGCGATTTCACCTTCCGGGCATATTATTGTAGCTAATCAGAATAGTGCGAACGTGATATCGTTCTCAGTGGACTCCGATACAGGGTGTCTGACAGAGACGGGGTTCAACCTTCAAATACCTAAACCAATGTGCATTCAACCTGTGTAA
- a CDS encoding TetR/AcrR family transcriptional regulator translates to MVKKMGLDRNIILAAATELADKHGLETLTLSALAEKLSIRSPSLYNHIDGLPGLRVDLAVYGLQQLRHMMIDAVIGKSGNEAARSLAISYVKFARLHPGLYEAVYRPQSITSSDLEEAGNALVEMIIRVLEPFQLGEVQTIHSVRGLRSLLHGFASLEQNDGFRMSIDRDESLHYMIDTFLQGLKH, encoded by the coding sequence ATGGTAAAAAAAATGGGATTGGATCGCAACATTATATTAGCTGCTGCAACAGAGCTTGCCGATAAGCACGGCTTAGAGACCCTAACACTCTCCGCGCTCGCAGAGAAACTAAGTATACGCTCCCCTTCGTTATATAATCACATCGATGGTTTACCCGGACTCCGAGTCGACCTTGCCGTGTATGGATTACAACAACTTCGGCACATGATGATTGATGCAGTCATCGGTAAATCAGGTAATGAAGCGGCACGTAGTCTCGCAATTAGCTATGTTAAATTTGCCAGACTCCATCCTGGTCTTTATGAAGCTGTTTATCGCCCTCAATCTATAACTAGTTCGGACTTAGAAGAAGCAGGCAATGCTTTGGTTGAAATGATTATACGTGTATTAGAACCTTTTCAATTGGGAGAAGTTCAGACTATTCATAGTGTCCGTGGTTTACGAAGTCTTCTGCACGGATTCGCTTCACTTGAGCAGAACGACGGCTTCCGTATGAGTATCGACCGGGATGAAAGTCTACACTATATGATCGATACTTTTCTTCAAGGGCTGAAGCATTAG
- a CDS encoding RrF2 family transcriptional regulator → MNSEFNIAVHCLTLLSLKKDHMANSDDIAKSVCTHPARIRKVLGLLRKQGYVTTKEGVGGGYLLNINSDELTLGDLYRLLARGSLQPNWCSGGGEAACVVSEHIQEVMEQIYDSGELVLERHYDSITLADVTRDIQAGPK, encoded by the coding sequence ATGAATAGTGAATTTAATATTGCCGTCCATTGTTTAACCCTACTTAGTTTAAAAAAAGACCATATGGCGAACAGTGATGATATTGCGAAAAGTGTCTGTACACATCCTGCTCGTATCCGTAAAGTACTTGGGTTGCTTCGCAAACAAGGTTATGTCACGACAAAGGAAGGTGTTGGTGGAGGCTACTTGCTAAACATCAACAGTGATGAATTAACACTTGGCGATTTGTATCGATTGCTTGCGCGAGGTTCGCTACAACCGAATTGGTGTTCCGGTGGTGGAGAAGCCGCTTGTGTAGTATCTGAACACATCCAAGAGGTAATGGAACAAATCTATGATAGTGGAGAATTGGTGTTAGAACGTCATTACGATAGCATCACTTTAGCTGATGTAACTCGTGATATTCAAGCAGGTCCTAAATAA